Proteins encoded by one window of Anaerosalibacter sp. Marseille-P3206:
- a CDS encoding UvrD-helicase domain-containing protein, giving the protein MSLTIISQSNKEKEEKILKTIYDCIDKKESIIFNSGAGSGKTYSLIESLRHVIKKYGNNLKRHNQKVICITYTNVATEEVKTRLGKTDMVLVSTIHERIWEIIKDYKSQLVEIHKDKIVEEIGKLKQDIDSKKEYERFRELSDDKKEQFKNIMLENKQLFYQNYDKNAADFRDVFKILLNDYYDLLRNINYFKKTVNTIYKIDNYSNCYENMALNKEGYRYVEYNSTYNRDQLHKMRISHDTLLEYGLKMVEKYDLLKQIIIDKYPYIFIDEYQDTNIKVVEIMNYLQNYAIKIHHNIFIGYFGDIAQNIYSDGVGGKIFQIHSNLKPVYKEFNRRSRKEVIDVINKIRNDEIKQISIYSDCVGGSVKFYSGGSINIERFINNHIDEWNVSSKNQLHCLVLTNETVAKYSGFYNIYNVFKETKKYSGINYELLNTELLSNDLSKLGEIPLLLFKIIRFKNNIDYGQVTISEIIPKSLHDKMNLLELRKIIGLLRQNNGNTLGQYVESILATYSQDIKDKYKIVIGQLFDFENVSYEMFKNYLLEKLFPSLLDDDIGEANAVIQKLLDIRMYEYNLWYTYILNKQEGEVIYHTYHGTKGLEFNNVIIIMENAFGKSTNYFNFFFQNYMKSQLLIGKDKNKFEQIKNLLYVSCSRAINNLSILYLDDVSTFKDEIEEIFGKVYSLKTK; this is encoded by the coding sequence ATGAGTTTAACGATTATATCTCAATCAAATAAAGAAAAGGAAGAAAAAATATTAAAAACTATATATGACTGTATAGATAAAAAAGAAAGTATTATTTTTAATTCAGGCGCTGGTTCTGGTAAAACATACTCTCTAATAGAAAGTTTAAGGCATGTAATAAAAAAATATGGGAATAATTTAAAAAGACACAATCAAAAGGTTATTTGCATTACCTATACAAATGTTGCAACTGAAGAGGTGAAAACGAGGCTTGGGAAAACAGACATGGTATTAGTTTCTACAATACACGAAAGAATTTGGGAAATTATTAAAGACTATAAAAGTCAACTAGTTGAAATTCATAAAGATAAAATAGTGGAAGAAATCGGTAAGTTGAAACAAGACATAGATAGTAAGAAGGAATATGAGAGATTTCGAGAATTAAGTGATGACAAAAAAGAACAGTTTAAAAATATCATGTTGGAAAACAAACAATTATTTTATCAAAATTATGATAAAAATGCAGCGGATTTTAGAGATGTATTTAAAATTTTACTAAATGATTACTATGATTTATTAAGGAATATTAATTATTTCAAAAAAACAGTAAATACTATCTATAAAATAGATAATTATTCTAATTGCTATGAAAATATGGCTTTGAATAAAGAAGGATATAGATATGTAGAATATAATTCAACCTACAATAGAGATCAACTTCATAAGATGCGAATAAGTCATGATACTCTATTAGAATATGGTCTAAAAATGGTAGAAAAATATGACTTATTAAAGCAGATAATAATTGATAAATATCCATATATTTTTATTGATGAATATCAGGATACCAACATTAAGGTAGTTGAAATAATGAATTATTTGCAAAATTACGCGATAAAAATTCATCATAATATCTTTATTGGATATTTTGGTGATATTGCACAGAATATCTATAGCGATGGCGTAGGAGGAAAAATATTTCAGATTCATTCAAATCTAAAGCCGGTATATAAAGAATTTAATAGAAGATCTAGAAAAGAAGTAATTGATGTTATTAACAAAATTCGAAATGATGAAATTAAGCAAATATCAATATATAGTGATTGTGTAGGGGGCAGTGTAAAATTTTATTCAGGAGGGTCAATTAATATCGAAAGATTTATAAATAATCATATAGATGAATGGAATGTGAGTTCGAAGAATCAACTGCATTGTTTAGTTTTAACTAATGAGACTGTAGCTAAGTATAGTGGTTTTTATAACATATATAATGTCTTTAAGGAAACAAAAAAATATTCTGGAATTAATTATGAGCTACTTAATACTGAACTTCTAAGTAATGACTTATCCAAACTTGGTGAAATTCCACTTTTGTTGTTTAAGATAATTAGATTTAAAAATAATATTGATTATGGGCAAGTTACAATTTCAGAAATTATACCTAAAAGTTTACACGATAAGATGAATTTGTTGGAACTAAGAAAGATAATTGGATTGTTAAGACAAAATAATGGAAATACATTAGGGCAATATGTAGAATCAATATTGGCAACTTACTCACAAGATATTAAAGATAAATACAAAATAGTAATAGGGCAGTTATTTGATTTTGAGAATGTTTCGTATGAAATGTTTAAAAATTATCTTCTTGAAAAATTATTCCCATCTCTTTTGGATGATGATATAGGTGAAGCAAATGCAGTAATACAAAAATTACTAGATATCAGAATGTATGAATATAATTTATGGTATACGTATATATTGAATAAGCAGGAAGGGGAAGTAATTTACCATACATATCATGGAACAAAGGGGTTGGAGTTTAATAATGTAATTATTATTATGGAGAACGCATTTGGCAAAAGTACAAACTATTTTAATTTCTTTTTTCAGAACTACATGAAATCACAGTTATTAATTGGGAAAGATAAGAATAAATTTGAACAGATAAAAAATCTTTTATATGTATCTTGTTCTAGGGCTATTAATAATTTAAGTATTTTATATCTTGATGATGTAAGCACTTTTAAAGATGAAATTGAGGAGATATTTGGTAAAGTATATTCTTTAAAAACAAAATAA